In one window of Brassica rapa cultivar Chiifu-401-42 chromosome A07, CAAS_Brap_v3.01, whole genome shotgun sequence DNA:
- the LOC103850209 gene encoding acyltransferase-like protein At3g26840, chloroplastic: MAITITDGICPIFSSGSRIPHFSYLKSNQRLTSIALGRLRDGSKATATVNPYSDTEAARPEERKSLMDFLAEAENFYISEGGDGGPPRWFSPLECSSRAPGSPLLLYIPGIDGTGLGLIRQHRRLGEIFDVWCLHFPATDRTPARDIVRLIERTVRSEHNRVPNRPIYIVGESVGACFALDVAASNPDIDIVLILANPVTSVNNFMLQPLSSLLEILPDQVPSLIEDNFVFREGYHQYAAMFESMLNETVKQMGGGLLGDIFAASANLPTLARIFPKETLLWKLQLLKSASVSAKSHMYTVKAQTLILLSGRDQWLQNKEDIERLCCALPKCEVREFANNGQFLFLEDGVDLATILKIAYYYRRGKKLDYISDYTLPTPFELKEFEQSQRLLTDAVSPVFLSTLDNGTVVRSLAGIPSEGPVLYVGNHMLLGLELRPAAIHFLKERNIILRGLAHPLMFAKKIGSKLPDMQMFDSVRIIGAVPVSNTNFYKLLRSKAHVVLYPGGVREALHRKGEEYKLFWPEHSEFVRIASKFGTKIIPFGAVGEDDLCQMVLDYNDQMKIPFLKNIIEEITQDTIKLRNDEEGEVRNQDLHMPGLIPKIPGRYYIYFGKPIETKGREKELNDKEKAHEVYLEVKSEVERCMTYLKTKRESDPYRNIFPRLLYYLSHGLSSQIPTFDLPNH; encoded by the exons ATGGCGATTACCATCACCGATGGTATCTGTCCCATCTTCTCCTCAGGTTCAAGAATACCTCATTTTTCCTACTTGAAGTCAAACCAACGGCTGACTTCCATCGCGCTTGGACGTCTCCGGGATGGATCAAAAGCGACGGCCACGGTGAATCCCTATTCAGACACGGAGGCGGCGAGGCCGGAGGAGAGGAAGAGTTTGATGGACTTTTTGGCTGAAGCTGAAAATTTCTACATATCAGAGGGGGGAGATGGAGGTCCACCTCGGTGGTTCTCTCCATTAGAATGCAGCTCACGCGCTCCAGGATCTCCTCTTCTCCTCTATATACCTG GGATCGATGGTACTGGATTAGGGCTCATTCGCCAGCATAGGAGACTTGGAGA gataTTCGACGTATGGTGCCTTCACTTTCCAGCCACGGATCGTACACCTGCTCGAG ACATTGTGAGACTCATTGAGAGGACAGTTCGGTCAGAACACAACCGTGTCCCAAACAGACCCATCTATATAGTTGGAGAATCTGTTGGAGCTTGTTTTGCTCTAGATGTTGCAGCGAGTAACCCTGATATTGATATTGTCTTGATTCTTGCTAATCCAG TCACAAGCGTAAACAACTTCATGTTGCAACCGTTATCGAGTCTACTGGAAATATTGCCCGACCAAGTTCCCAGCTTGATAGAAGATAACTTTGTGTTTCGTGAAG GTTATCATCAGTATGCAGCAATGTTCGAGAGTATGCTGAATGAAACTGTCAAGCAGATGGGTGGAGGACTCTTAGGAGACATCTTTGCAGCCTCGGCTAATCTTCCT ACTCTGGCTAGAATCTTTCCCAAGGAAACACTTCTGTGGAAACTTCAACTGCTCAAGTCTGCTTCAGTATCTGCGAAGTCCCACATGTACACAGTCAAAGCCCAAACCCTGATACTTCTGAG TGGACGTGATCAATGGCTACAGAACAAAGAAGACATTGAAAGACTCTGTTGTGCATTGCCGAAATGTGAAGTCCGTGAGTTTGCGAACAATGGACAGTTCCTCTTCTTG GAGGATGGAGTAGACCTGGCGACCATCCTTAAGATTGCCTATTATTATCGCCGTGGGAAGAAACTTGATTACATTTCTGATTACACTCTGCCTACTCCCTTTGAGCTCAAAGAGTTTGAACAATCACAAAG ATTGCTAACAGATGCTGTTTCTCCAGTATTCCTCTCAACTCTAGACAACGGTACAGTAGTAAGATCACTTGCAGGAATACCTTCAGAGGGACCTGTTCTGTATGTTGGCAACCACATGTTGCTTGGTCTCGAACTGCGTCCAGCAGCTATTCATTTCTTGAAAGAGAGGAACATTATCTTGCGTGGCCTTGCACATCCACTGATGTTTGCCAAAAAGATAGGCTCAAAGCTCCCTGATATGCAGATGTTCGACTCAGTTAGGATCATAGGCGCAGTTCCCGTCTCGAATACAAATTTCTACAAGCTGCTTCGTTCAAAGGCTCATGTGGTCTTGTATCCTGGAGGTGTCCGTGAAGCCTTGCACAGAAAG GGTGAAGAATACAAGCTGTTCTGGCCTGAACATTCAGAGTTTGTAAGGATTGCATCTAAGTTTGGAACAAAAATCATTCCTTTCGGCGCTGTTGGAGAAGATGATCTCTGTCAA ATGGTTTTGGATTACAATGATCAAATGAAGATCCCTTTCTTGAAGAACATCATAGAAGAGATAACACAGGACACTATTAAGCTGAG GAATGATGAAGAAGGCGAAGTGAGGAACCAAGATTTGCATATGCCTGGACTAATTCCAAAGATTCCTGGACGATATTACATATACTTTGGGAAACCGATAGAAACAAAAGGTAGAGAGAAAGAGCTAAATGATAAAGAGAAAGCTCATGAGGTTTACTTGGAGGTCAAGTCTGAAGTAGAAAGGTGTATGACGTATTTGAAGACCAAAAGAGAAAGTGATCCTTACAGAAACATATTCCCAAGGCTGCTTTATTACCTCTCACATGGTCTCTCTTCTCAAATCCCAACCTTTGATCTCCCAAATCATTGA